The DNA region GCGCATTCGCCCGTTTCGTGTTGGTCGGCACGGACGGGCAGCGCCTCCACGAGGAGGTCCTGCACGCGGGCGGCTGGCTCGGCGACAACGGGTGGCAGCGCCGGCTGCGCGGTGTGGAAGCGGTCGCCTCGATCCTGGACCGCGCGCTCGCCGAGGGCCGCCCCGCCAAGGAACGCCTGCTCCATCGGCTCCAGCAGACCTGGCCGAAGACGTACGAGGGCCTCACCCAGTCCGTCGACGCACGGGGCAAGGAGCGCAAGGCGTCCCTGATGGACCGGCTGGCCGAGCGTCAGGCCGACGAGGTGCAGCGCATCAATGCCACTCTCGACCGGCTCCAGCGCACCCTCCGGAACCGACTCGGCGAGACCGCCTTCGCCGCAGCCGGCTCCCCGACGGGCGGGGTGGATACGCTCTTCGGCCTGGACGAGCTGAAGGATCCTGATGAACGCCGCCAGCTCGCCGACGACCGCAAACGCTGGCGGGCCCGGCTCGACGGCATTGAGGACGAGCGTCAGCGCGAAATCGCCGCGATCGCCGCCCGTTACCACGACCCGCAGGACCACCTGTTCCCAGTGGCCGTCGTCTTCGTCATCCCCGCCAAGGAGGCCTACTGATGAGCTCCGCGCCGCGTTCCGGAAGCCGCCGCCCCTCCGCCGCCGCGATCCGGGCCGCGAAGGCTTCCGACGGAAAGCAGCAGCACCTGGACTGGCTGAACCTCGTCGAGGTGTCCGGCCCGTTCCTGACTCTGCCGGTCCTGCTGCGCACCTGGCCACAGCTGGAAGGCGTTCCCAGCGGGCGCCGCGGCGACATCCGCCTCCACCACGGCATCTGGCAGGACGACCGTAAAGGGGCCGGCCGCCTGGACTGGATCGGCTTCCAGCTGCGCACCTTGCTGGAATGGGACGACGCCCTGCATATGCGGGAGGGTGCTGGACAGTTCGGCGACGGCGGCGAGAGCCTGGCCGAGGACGACACGCTGCTGGACCGGTTCGCCGTCAGCCCGCCCGGGTCCGACACCACCGTCCGCCCCGACTTCGCTCTCGTCCGCCCTGGAACCGACCTCACCGCGGAACCGAACACGGCTGCCGCCTCTGCCATCGCCGAGCACGTACCCATCCTCGGCCTGGTTCTCCCACCCGACACCGTGCCGACCCGCCGGATCAGGGACGACTCCTGGGCAGCGAGCGGAGTCGACCGCCTCGCCCACGTCCTGCGCCACCATGGCGTCGAGCTGGGCCTGGTCACTGACGGCCGTTGGTGGTCCCTGGTCTGGGCACCGCCCGGCGGCGTCACGACGAGCGCGACCTTCGACACCATCGCCTGGAACGAGGCGGCCGACTTGGTGGCAGTCCGTGCATGGGTGTCCCTCCTTCGCCGTGGCCGGTTCTTCGGACGGCCGGCGGACGAACTCCTCCCGGCGCTGCTGCGCGAGAGCCTGGACGGCCAGGAAGACGTCACCGAAGCGCTCGGCATCCAGGTCCGGCAAGCCGTCGAACTTCTGGTGGACTCCATCGGCCGCGCCGAAGCCCGGATGGTAAAGCGCGGCGGCAAGGGCCTCTCCGGCGTACCGGCGAGCGAGGTCTACCGGGGCGCCATCGCGGTCATGATGCGCGTCGTCTTCCTCCTCTTCGCAGAGGAACGAGGTCTGCTGCCCGCTGACAACGAGCTTTACGCGGAGGCGTACTCGGTCGGCCGACTCTACGAGACACTGGACAAACGCCGCCGCGCGGACGGTGAAGACTCCCTGGAACACACGACCGCGGCCTGGCACCGGCTGATCGCCCTCTTCCACGCCGTACACGGAGGAGTCGACCATCCACTGCTCACGCTGCCCGCGTACGACGGTTCGATCTTCGACCCTACTCGCTTCCCATGGCTGGAGGCTGTCCCGGAGGGCGCGGACGGTATGGGGGACGACCCCGCACGTGCGTCCGACGGCCAAACCTCCCTCCTCCCGATCGATGACCGCACCGTCCTGCACGTCCTCGACTCGGTGCAGTTCGTCGTCGTCAACAGGGAGCGGCGGCGGCTGACCTTTCGCGCCCTTGACGTCGAGCAGATCGGCTACGTTTATGAGGGCCTCCTTTCGTACGACGGCAAGCGCGCCCAGGACACCGTGCTCGGGCTCATCGGCAAGCCCGGCCTGGAGCACGAGGTGAGGCTGACCGACTTGGAGGAACTGGCCGCCCCGTTCGGAGTGGGCGCACGCGCGGTCTCCGGTCAGAAGCCCAATCTCCCGGGCCTGTCGAAGAAGCTGTACGAGCACTTGAAAGACCCCAAGCCGCCGGCCGCGGTGTCGAAGATGGAGAAGCTGCTCGCCCCCGGCGACGACCAGGCGCAGGGCAAGGCCGTCCACCGCCTGCTCGCGGTCACCGAGAACGACCGCGACCTGGCCGAGCGCATCCTCCCCTTCCACGGCCTCCTCCGAGACGACCTTCGCGGTCTGCCGGTGGTGATCCCGGAGGACGGCCTGTACGTCACGGAGTCTCGCCTCCGCAAGAACAGCGGCACCCACTACACGCCGCGTGACCTGGCTCAGAAGGTCGCCGTGGGAGCCCTGGAGCCGCTGGTCTACCGTCCAGGCCCGCTCCAGACGGCGGACGACAAGCAGTGGAAGCTCATCAAGGCGGAAGACATCCTGAAACTCAAGGTCGCCGACATCGCGATGGGTTCGGCCGCCTTCTTGGTCGCCGCCTGCCGCTACCTGGCAGACCGGCTGGTCGACGCCTGGGTCGAGGCAGAGGACGAGGAGGCCCTGGCCTTCCGCGGCAGCCACCGCGACCAGACGGGCGCGATGACGGCGGCGGACGCGGAGAGCGACCCGGTGATGGTCCGCGCCCGGCGTCTGATCATCGAGCACTGCCTGTACGGGGTGGACATCAACCCCATGGCCGTGGAGATGGCCAAGTTGTCGCTTTGGCTCATCTCCATGGACCCCGAGCGGCCCTTCACGTTCCTGGACGACCGGTTGGTGGCTGGGGACTCGTTGCTGGGTATCGCCAACCTGGAGCAGATCGAGAGCGTGCATCTCGATCCGAAAGCGGGCCGCAAACTGCACCGGGGCGCCTTCGAGGAGGGGTGGACCGAGCGGGCGCGAGCTCGTGTCCACGGCGCGGCAGACAATCGGCAGGCCATCGCCGGAATCAACAGCGACACCATTGCCGATCTGGAAGAGAAGCGGCGCCTGCTCGCGGCGACCAACGAGCACCTGCAACGCCTGCGGCTGATCGGAGACCTCACGACGGGAGCTGGCCTCGCCTCTGCGGGTGGCGGCGACTCGCTGCAAAACGCTACCTACATCCAGGCTGCGGAACTGGCCGGCATGGTCGCCTCCGAGGCGGTCCGGGACTCCGACCCCGTGATCCACAACGCCCGAACGCGGGCTCTCGACTGGCTGAGCAAGGACCTTCCCTCGGACGGATTCGTGCGTCTGCCCGTGCACTGGCCTCTCGTGTTCCCCGAGGTCTTCGAGCCTGAGCAGGGCGGCTTCGATGCGATCATCGGCAACCCTCCTTTCCTGGGTGGTCAGAAACTGACGGGGACTTTGGGACAGGCGTACCGCGAGTACCTCGTGCTCGGACTGGGGCGTGGGCAGCGGGGTAGCGCGGACCTCGTCGCCTACTTCGAGCTCCGGGCCCACCAGCTGCTCAGCGAGCGCGGCCAGACGGGCCTGATCGCTACCAACACCCTTGCTCAGGGCGATACCAGGGAGGTCGGACTCGATCAGCTGCTCGATGACGGCATCGAGGTACGCCGAGCGGTGAAGAGCGCGCGCTGGCCTTCGAAGTCTGCAGCGCTGGAGTACTGCGCGGTGTGGACCACCAGGCCGAGCTTGGGCGCTGAGGCGAGTCGAGTGCTGGACGATGTCGTGGTTCGGGGTATCACTTCGTCGCTTGATCCACGGTCGCGGGTCTCGGGACGGCCATACCGTCTGGTATCAGCGTGGGCGCCAGGTGAGCCTGGCAGCGGGGTGGCCAATAGGTCGCCAGCGTTCATCGGTTCGTACGTCCTGGGCAAGGGGTTCATCCTCACCCCCGAACAGGCAGACGACCTGATCCAGCGCGACCCCCGCAACAAGGACGTCCTGTTCCCCTACCTCAACGGCGAGGACCTCAACTCCCGCCCGGACTGCTCCGCCAGCCGCTGGGTGATCAACTTCCACGACTGGAGCGAGGAGCGTGCCCGCAGCTACCCCGACGTCTTCGCCATCGTCGAACGGGACGTAAAGCCCGAACGACTCAAGAACAACCGCAAAGTACGACGTGAGAGGTGGTGGCAGTACGCGGAGCGAGCTCCCAAGTTGTACCAGGCCATCAAAGGGCTTGACTGTGTCCTGGTGGTAGCCCGCGTCAGCAAGACGGGGATGCCGCTGCTCATCCCTACCGGACAAGTGATGAGCGAGCAGACGGTAGTATTCGCCACCGACCGGACGTCGGATCTGGCATTGCTCAGCAGCGGAATCCATTTTGAGTGGGCAATTAGTCGTGCATCGACTCTCGAGACGCGCGTGCGTTATACGCCCTCGGATGTGTACGAAACGTTTCCTGAACCAGCCTCCACTCCAGCCATGGAGGAAGCTGGTCTAAATTTGCATGAGATCCGGCGCAGTATCATGGGCGAGAGAAGCACGGGCCTGACAAAGGTCTACAACCTGTACCACGATCCACGTAATTCTGAGCAGGATATTGTGCGACTTCGAGCAGCTCACGAGAGCGCTAATCAATCGGTGCTGCAAGCCTACGGTTGGACGGATCTCGACATCGAATGCGGATTTCACCAAACCCCGCGAGGGCTGCGATACACTTTCAGCCCCGCCGTGCAGGCAGAAATTTTGGACCGCATCCTGGAACTGAACCATGATCGGCACCACATGGAGCCCGCTAACGCCCAGGATAAGGGCAATGAGCGAGCGATGGGAAGTGGGGAAAGGGGGTCACCATCTGAAGATGACACCCTCTTCTGAGCTGTGACTTCTCCTAAAAGAGAAAATTGTCGACAGGGGTGAGAATATCTGAAGATCTCGCGGAACCTTTGTTTCGGCTCTCCAGCTTCCCCCTATCCTCCACATTCGAAGTGATATTACCAAGTTCGAGGCTGCGTTGGTCGTGATTGAGTTCGAGCAAGCGGTCTAGGATCTCAATTTGCATAACTGGATCTACGGTGTAACGGATTCCTTGCCGCGTCGGGTGGAATCCGTGATTGAGGTTGAGATCATCCCATCCATAGGCACCTGCAACTTCTTGATCAATTTCTCTGTGGAGGTTTCTCAGTTCCAAAACTCCACTATCGGTGACGGTTTCATCGTGGATCAGATTATAGAGTTTCGTGAGGCCGAGTTGTCGATTTTCCATAATCGGCCTGCGCACATTTTCGAGAGCCTGTCCCGCAGTGGTCAATTCGACGATGCTCTCGGGCCAGGGCAACGTCTCGTACACGTCGGACGGCGAGTAGTTTAGATCTGCCTTCATTGTTGACGAATTGCGCCATGCCCAAATCGAGTGGAATGAACTCGACAGTAGGGTCAGGTCGCCATCCTCGGCCGTAGCGAAGACTCCCAACTTGTGAGAGAGGACTTGCTGGCTAGGTACGCGAGCTGGCATGACCGTGCGACTGACGAGTGCTACCACCAGGACACAGTCAAGCCCTTTGATGGATTTGATCATAGCTGGGCGCTTTTCTGCATATTGCCACCAATAGTCCCGATATACCTTCCGATTGTTCTTGAGTCGTTCGGGCTTTACGTCCCGTTCGACGATGGCGAAGACGTCGGGGTAGCTGCGGGCACGCTCCTCGCTCCAGTCGTGGAAGTTGATCACCCAGCGGCTGGCGGAGCAGTCCGGGCGGGAGTTGAGGTCCTCGCCGTTGAGGTAGGGGAACAGGACGTCCTTGTTGCGGGGGTCGCGCTGGATCAGGTCGTCTGCCTGTTCGGGGGTGAGGATGAACCCCTTCCCCAGCACGTTGGACCCCTGGAACGACTTGCCCTTGTTGGCTACCAGACGATTGCCGGTTGCCAAGGGCGCAGGTCAGGACGTTTTAGGGACAGATCACGCCAAACTTATCGCGCCACGGTAGGGGCCCCGAGGCCGGGCACATGACATCCCTCATGACACTCGACAAGTTCACTGAGGCTCAGCGAGCGGACGGCTACTCGGCCAACACCATTGGAGCCCGAGTACGTTGCATCAAGGCCATAGCCCGCTCCGCCGGCGTGACCGCAGGCCAGCTCAAGGTCGAGCATGTCATCGCGTACTTCGCCGCACGCCCCCTGCGCCCGTGGTCGCGCAGGACCTACCTGAACCATCTGCAGGCATTCGGGAAGTGGCTGGGAGTAGACCTCGTCGAGGGCATACGCAAGCCCGCAGCGCCCAGGTCAACACCGCATCCGCTTGCGGAAGATGAACTCAAGCAGCTCACCGCAGCCACACGTGGAGCGCACAGAACCTGGGTCCTGCTGGGCGCCTTCTGCGGCCTCCGCGCGCACGAAACGGCCAAGCTTGCCAGGGAGGATCTGTCCACTCTCGATGACGGCACAGTGATACTCCGCGTCACAGGAAAGGGTGGACGTACAGACACCATCCCTGTGCCACCGGTTGTCATGAAGGCACTCGACCTCACTGGGAGCGGCAGATTCTGGGAAGGAACACGTGCCGAATCGGTCTCGCGAACTGTCGCCGGTATCGCTGCGAAGATCGGCATCCGTATGCGCTACCACCAGCTCAGACACCGATACGGCACGATGGTGTATCGCTCTTCCGGCAGGGACCTGCTCATGACGCAACGCCTGATGCGCCACGCATCTCCAGCGACTACAGCTGGGTACGCGGCCGTCGCAGACGACCGCGTACACGTGGTTGTGCTTGATCTTCCGGGAGCTGATCCCGAGGCGTCACGGCCAATGGAACAGAGAGCAACCTCGCACCGGTGCCCGTCGTGCCGCCAGGAAGCCCGAGCCTGAAGAAGTGTCTCCTCTCCGAGGTTCGTGGTAACTCGGCGGATCCAAGAAGCCGGCACGGTCTTCGAGCAGCTATTGCCGACCGAACACTGCCGGGTACGGCTCACCGCGCGACCCACCTATGTCAGTGGCCCCCCCTATCGTTGAGCGTGGGTGCTGGTTCGCGCCCAGGGAGGGATACGCGCATGCCGTCGTCACCACAGAACGCCTCCGCTCCGCAGCCCGGCGTTCGCCACCCCGTGGACGAGGTCCCCCAGACCTTCCGGACCGGGACGTCCTACGACGTCCGGGAGGAACTGGGCGATCTGATCACACGCGACCTGCTCGGCCCGTGGGCGGGCGAGACCGAGGCACTCGCGCCGCACAGCGCGGGACCCCGTGACCGCTACCTCGTCGGGCTTCTCGGACCCCGGCCCGCGCCGACCGACGCGCCCGTGAAGGTCGCGGCGGGCCAGGCCGAGATCGACGTCAGCGCTGAGGGGGACGGGCGGGACCCGGAGCTCGCGGACCGGCTCACGCCGCAGGCCGCCGGGCGACTGTGGGCGTCGTCGATGGGGCTGAGTTTCCTGGTGCCGGCCGATGTGGGCATGCTCAGCGTCGTCGCTTCCTGGGGCCGGTACCGGCAGAGCGACAGCAAGGCAGACGACGGCCGGACGGTGCGCACGTGGTCGCGGGAGCCCGTCCGGTACGAGGTGGACATTCCCGTCGACTCGTCGGGCACCGTCCGCAGGGTTCTGGAGGGCGTAGACGACACCGACCCGGACCTTCCCTGTATCCGGCTCGACGTGCACGTGCGGGAGCGCCCTGGCACGGTCGACGGCGCGGACAACCTGCGCTTCGTGGACGTGTCGCTGATCAATGCGCTGGAGGAGTCCCGTGAACTGCGGGACGGGCAGTGGCTGTTCCAGACGAAGCTGGAAGTCACCTCCTTCGACGGGCGGTCCAGCGTGTTCCTGCCGATCGACGATCCGCTGTCCGATGAGCCCAACCGCATCCTGGAGAGCCCTGAGGACAAGCATCTGCGGCTGCTGTACCGGCAGGAGTTGAAGTACGCTCACGGACGGAATGTCGCCGTGCACGCCAGAGTCCTGCCGCAGGGACGCCGGGCCGTCAAGCTGGAGACGACCTGGCTGCCGGTGAAGGACGTACCGGCCACAGTCGCGCCGAACACAGCGCGGCAGCCGTTGCTGGCCGGTCTTGAAGTAAGCATGGACAAGCTCGCCGAACTCGCGGTCTGGGAGCGGCGGGACGAGCTACTGAAGGCCCTGCAGCCACTGGCTGACGGATACGATGGATGGTTGCAACAGCAGGCCGCCAAGGCGGAGACATTGTCGGGCGAGTTGCGGACCACTGCGCTGCGGGCGGTCGACGAGGCCCGCGACGCGTGCAGCCGGATCGCCCTCGGCATCGAGCTGCTGCACACCGACCGCGACGCGCTGCGGGCCTTCCGTTTCGCCAACCGGGCCATGGCCATGCAGCGTCGAGCCACGGCGACGGCCGCGCTGCGGGCCGAGGGCGGTGACGAGCCGCCCACGTACACTGCGGCCTACGCCGAGGTCGACGGACGCGGCGCCGTGGCCGCGAGCTGGTACCCCTTCCAGCTGGCGTTCGTGCTGCTCAACCTGTGCTCCCTTACCGACCCCGCGCACAAGGAGTGCAGAGCCGACAGCACCGCCACCGTAGACCTGCTGTTCTTCCCGACCGGTGGCGGCAAGACGGAGGCGTACCTCGGTCTCACGGCCTATACGTTCGCCATTCGGCGCTTGCAGAAGGTCGTCGGGGAGGGCGAGGACGCCCGCGAAGGACGGGACGGCGTCGCCGTGCTGATGCGGTACACGCTACGGCTGTTGACGGCCCAGCAGTTCCAGCGAGCCTCCGCTCTGGTGTGTGCGACGGAGGTGCTCCGCAGGGAGGACGAGGAGGTCTGGGGCCGCAGGCCGTTCCGTATCGGGCTATGGGTTGGTGCCGGTGTCTCACCGAACTGGTACGGGGACGCGGCGCAGCAGATCGCCGAAGCCAACGAGTCCGCCTCGGGGCGCCATGCGAATGTCCTCCAGGTGCTGTCCTGCCCGTGGTGCGGCGAGGAACTGCGCGCGTGGCGTGATGTGGCACCGGACGATGTACGGCGGCGAGTCATCGTGTACTGCCCGCGTGGGGAGGACGCGGAGCCCTGCCCGTTCTCCCGGATGCGAGCGCGGGGTGAAGGGCTGCCGATCCTCACAGTCGACGAGGAGATCTACCGGCTGGTGCCGAGCCTGCTGATCGCGACCGTGGACAAGCTTGCCCAGCTCCCGTGGCGCGGCTACGCGGGAATGTTGTTCGGGCGCGTGAGTGCCTACTGCGATCGGCATGGCTACCGCCACGACGACCTCGACGAGGAGATCGGCTGCGGGTCCCGGCACAACGCCAAGGATCGGCACAAGGCTGTGACCAGTCGGCCGATGCCGCGGCGGCTGCGACCGCCGGACCTCATCATCCAGGACGAGCTGCACCTGATCTCCGGGGCGCTGGGCACGACGGTGGGACTCTTCGAGTCGGCCGTCGACCAGCTGTGCACCTGGCGAGCGAAGGACTCCCAGGGGCAGCTCCGGGACACTGGGCCGAAGATCGTCGCGTCGACGGCCACCACCCGCAACGCCCGTGCCCAGGTGCTCGGAGTGTTCGCCCGGGACCTGGCGATCTTCCCGCCGCAGGTGGTCGACGTCGGCGACACCTTCTTTTCCCAGCAGGTCGACGTCACGCGTGACAACCCCGGGCGGCGTTATTACGGCGTCTGCGCGCACGGGGTGCGTATGAAGGCCGCCGAGATCCGTGTCGCGGAGATCCTGTTGCTCGCCGGGCAGCACATGTTCGACCTCTACGGTGCTCCCGCCGATCCGTACATGACGGTGGTCGGGTACTTCAACGCGACCAAGGAACTCGCCGGTATGCGGCGAGTCCTGGATGACGACGTGCCGAGCCGGCTGCGTGCCAACGGAAGCCGCCGAGGCATCGCCAACCGGCTGCTGCGCGACACCGACATGCTCAATCTTCAAGAGTTGACTTCCCGTATTTCATCGGCGGAGATCAGCGCCACCCTCAAGCGGCTGGAAATCGGGTTCAACCCGGAGCACGACACGTCAATGCGAAAGAAGGCAATCGTCGACGAGCTCCGAGACGCTGGGAGGGCCCGTGAGCCGCGGGTCCTGCCCGCCCCGCTGCACCGCAGGCCGGTCGACCACGTGCTGGCCACGTCGATGCTCCAGGTAGGCGTGGACGTCTCCCGATTCGGCCTGATGGTGGTCACCGGGCAGCCGAAGAACACCGCCGAATACATTCAGGCATCCTCCCGTGTCGGACGTCAGGCCAAGCGTCCGGGCATCGTGATCACGCTCTACAACTGGGCGCGGCCCCGGGATCTCGCCCACTTCGAGGACTTCGAGCACTACCATGCGACGTTCTACCGGCAGGTCGAGGCACTGTCCGTGACTCCGTTCACGCGGCGGGCACTCGATCGGGGCACCACCGCCACCTATGTCTCCGCCGTGCGGCAGGCGAGTGACGAGTTCTCCGACAACGTGGACGCGGAGGGAGTGGACCTCGACGACCAGCGTGTGCGGGACGTCGAGCGGCGACTGCTGGCGCGCGCGGAGGCCGTGGACGGGGACCGGGCGCGCGGCTACCTCGCCGAGCGCATCGACGCCCTGCGTGACGCCTGGGCAGCCAAGAAGGGCGAGCAGGGCCGGCTCGGCTACCGGGGCCAGACCCGGCATAAGCAGACGGTGCTTGGCCTGCTGCACAACGCGGACGGCAGTGGATGGGACGTGCTCACCGTCCCGCAGTCGATGCGCGAGACGGAGAACGAGATCAACATGCTGTTGCCTGCCGACACGGTGCTGTCGGCCCCGGCCGGCAACGCCTGGGAGTTCGGTCCACCCTCCGAGAACGGCGACGGCCCGGATACGGCGAGCGGCGACGAACTCGGCGAGGTGCCGGACCCGGACGGAAACAGCGACGACAACGGCACGGCCAGGGGGCGGTCATGAGCGGCGGATACTTCAGGCGGGTGGGGGCGGTACGGCCGAGCCACCTCATGTTCACCGGCGGTGTCGGCGCCCTCGTCGACCTGCCCAACTTCTCCGTCATGGTCAAGGGCCTCGACCACTGGAGTTACGCCGGCGTGCCCGATCCGGTGATTGAGGAGCCCCGGCTTCGCGGTGCCGTTAATCGGGCCTTGCGACGCTACGGCCCGAACCAGGTGGGCGAACTGCGCGCTGCACCGTGGATCCCTGGCACCGACACAGACCCAAAGGGGAACGCGGCACGGATCGGCGTGCCCGTGACCCCGTTCCCGCAGTGGTTGCGCTGTACGGCGTGCAATGAGCTGGCCTCCCTAGGCTCGGGCAAGTGGGGGTTCGAGAACAACAACGCTCGCCGCCCTGACGAGGCGCGGTTCTACCACGAGAACTGCTACCGGAAGAAGAAGGGCCGCAAACCACTCGCCGTGGCCGCCCGCTTCGCGCTCGCCTGTGTCAAGGGTCACCTCGACGAATTCCCGTACACGGAGTTCGTGCACGAGGGTCGCGCCTGCCCTGACACGACATACCCGACGCTGCGGATGCGCGACAACGGCGGCAACCTTGCGGCCAATGTTTCCCTGGAATGCCTCGTGTGCAAGAAGGCCAAGCGGAACATCCGGGACGCGATGGGCGACAAAGGCCGCGATAACCTGCCCCGCTGCCGTGGTCGGCACCCGCAATGGGACGGTGTCTACGACACTTGCGACGAGACGCCGTATCTGCTGGTCGTGGGCGCGTCTAACCAGTGGTTCCCCGTGACACTCAGCGCACTGGCACTGCCCGATACCGGGACCGACTCGCTGCGCAAGCTCGTTGAGGAACGCTGGCCGGACCTGGCGGACTTCGAGGGCGAGGCAGAGATCGCCATGTTCGCCAAGAAGTCGAAGCATCACCGCTACCTTCGCGACTACGAGCCCGCACAGGTCTGGCAAGCCATCTCCGCCTACCGCGCGGCCCTGTCGGGTGATGAGGGCGAGACCGAGCAGCCGCCGGGCCCTCCGGACCTGCTGACCCCCGAGTGGCAGGTGCTGTCCGCGGCAAAGACCGCCGACTCGACCGAGGACTTCGCGCTCGTGGACGCCTCGCTCAGTGGCCCGCTGTCCACCGTCTTCTCCCAAGTGCGGCAGGTAGAGCGGCTACGCGAGGTGCGGGCGCTCATCGGATTCACCCGGCTGGACGCCCCAGATCCCGAGGACCCCGGCCTGGTCACCCGCGTCGACCTGGGGCGGCGCGAACGTGGCTGGGTGCCGGCCAGCGAGGTGCGCGGCGAGGGACTATTCCTGCGGGTTGACGATCACCTGATCGAACACTGGGAGCAGCGCGTCGCGTCGAGCGACGCCCTCGCCGCACACGCCGCGGCTTTCGGCCGGTTCCGTGAACACCGCAGGTCGGAACGGATCCAGGACGGCTCCGACCTGATGCAAGGCTGGCCGGGCAGTCGCTACATCGCCCTTCACACGCTCTCCCATCTACTCATCCGCACCATCGCGATGGAGTGCGGATACAACTCTGCGAGTCTGGCCGAGCGGATCTACAGCGGTGACGCCGATGAACGGCGGACCGGCATTCTCATCTACACGGCCGTCCCGGACTCGGAGGGCACGCTCGGCGGGCTAGTCTCCCTCGCCGATGAGGACCCGAGTACTGGAGAGAACCGGCTGGCCAGGATCGTACGGACGGCGCTGTACAAGGCGGGGCGGTGCTCCTCGGACCCGCTGTGCGGTGAGCGTCTTCCCAAGGCGCCCGAGGATTTCCTGCACGGTGCCGCCTGCCACTCCTGCCTGTTCGTGTCCGAAACGACGTGCGAGCGCGGCAACCGGTTCCTGGACCGGCGGTTCATCGCCCACCTGGCAGGCGACCCGAAAACGCTGGCCCTCATCCCGAACTTCGGGTGAGCGGATCAGCCTGGTGAGCCGCAGACGCTTCGAGGCGGCGGCAGCGACGGCCGCCGCCTCGCTCGGCCCCACCCGGACCAAGGCGCTGGCCACGCTCCTCTCCCAGGGCCGTTCCCCGGCGTACATCCTCGCCAGGCTCCAGGTGCCGGCCGCGCTGGAAGCCGTATCGGCGTTGCTTGCGTCGATGACGGAAGACGACGTCCCCTCGGCGGAGACGGCGGCGTATCTGCGGGGGTACGTGGCGGCCTGGACCCGGCGACGTGAGGAAACCGAGGCCCGTGCAGTCTGGAGCGGTCCGTCCACGCCTGGGACACCCGGACGCTCCACCGCGCAGGTGCTGACGGAGGTGGTCGGCGCCGCACAGCACCGGCTCGTCGCCGTGACCTACTCGGCCCGCTCGTACGCACCGCTGACCGCAGCACTGGCCAAGGCCGTGGCCCGGGGCGTCACAGTGGACATTGTCGTGGAGACGATCGAAGGCGCGGGCGGGCTACTCTCCGGGCGTGAGCCAGCCGATGCCTTCTCCCGCGTACCGGGCCTGCGGCTCTGGCACTGGGCGATGGGTCAACGCTCAGCTCCCGGCAGCCGGTTGCACGCGAAGCTGGCGGTGGCTGACGACCGTATCCTCTTCCTGTCCAGCGCCAACCTCACTTCGGCCGGCGCCGAGCGCAACATCGAGGCCGGCGTCCTGCTGAGTGGCGGTCCCATGCCGGGACGGATGGCGGACCACATACGGGAGCTGCAGCGTCGGGGGGTGCTCGCTCGGTGGCCAGGAGCTTCTTGAGGTTCCGCCACCATCGAATGATCGCCAATCACGTGACCGATTGATGGCCACTGTGTACTGACAGCCTCGACCTGACCAACAATGAACCTTCACCTTTCACGAAAAGCAGGAGGTCGTTGATGGTCGCCGTCGCTCTGGTGCACAGCACCGCGCTGATGATGGAGCGGCTCCCTGAGAGGCCTCCGGCATGGCTGACCCGTGGTGAGCGGACCTTTGCGTACCCGTACAAGGACTGGAGAAAGCCGCGTGTGTGGTGTCTCGCCTTCTTCACGGACGGTCACACGCGCTATGAG from Actinacidiphila sp. DG2A-62 includes:
- a CDS encoding tyrosine-type recombinase/integrase, with translation MTLDKFTEAQRADGYSANTIGARVRCIKAIARSAGVTAGQLKVEHVIAYFAARPLRPWSRRTYLNHLQAFGKWLGVDLVEGIRKPAAPRSTPHPLAEDELKQLTAATRGAHRTWVLLGAFCGLRAHETAKLAREDLSTLDDGTVILRVTGKGGRTDTIPVPPVVMKALDLTGSGRFWEGTRAESVSRTVAGIAAKIGIRMRYHQLRHRYGTMVYRSSGRDLLMTQRLMRHASPATTAGYAAVADDRVHVVVLDLPGADPEASRPMEQRATSHRCPSCRQEARA
- the drmA gene encoding DISARM system helicase DrmA translates to MDEVPQTFRTGTSYDVREELGDLITRDLLGPWAGETEALAPHSAGPRDRYLVGLLGPRPAPTDAPVKVAAGQAEIDVSAEGDGRDPELADRLTPQAAGRLWASSMGLSFLVPADVGMLSVVASWGRYRQSDSKADDGRTVRTWSREPVRYEVDIPVDSSGTVRRVLEGVDDTDPDLPCIRLDVHVRERPGTVDGADNLRFVDVSLINALEESRELRDGQWLFQTKLEVTSFDGRSSVFLPIDDPLSDEPNRILESPEDKHLRLLYRQELKYAHGRNVAVHARVLPQGRRAVKLETTWLPVKDVPATVAPNTARQPLLAGLEVSMDKLAELAVWERRDELLKALQPLADGYDGWLQQQAAKAETLSGELRTTALRAVDEARDACSRIALGIELLHTDRDALRAFRFANRAMAMQRRATATAALRAEGGDEPPTYTAAYAEVDGRGAVAASWYPFQLAFVLLNLCSLTDPAHKECRADSTATVDLLFFPTGGGKTEAYLGLTAYTFAIRRLQKVVGEGEDAREGRDGVAVLMRYTLRLLTAQQFQRASALVCATEVLRREDEEVWGRRPFRIGLWVGAGVSPNWYGDAAQQIAEANESASGRHANVLQVLSCPWCGEELRAWRDVAPDDVRRRVIVYCPRGEDAEPCPFSRMRARGEGLPILTVDEEIYRLVPSLLIATVDKLAQLPWRGYAGMLFGRVSAYCDRHGYRHDDLDEEIGCGSRHNAKDRHKAVTSRPMPRRLRPPDLIIQDELHLISGALGTTVGLFESAVDQLCTWRAKDSQGQLRDTGPKIVASTATTRNARAQVLGVFARDLAIFPPQVVDVGDTFFSQQVDVTRDNPGRRYYGVCAHGVRMKAAEIRVAEILLLAGQHMFDLYGAPADPYMTVVGYFNATKELAGMRRVLDDDVPSRLRANGSRRGIANRLLRDTDMLNLQELTSRISSAEISATLKRLEIGFNPEHDTSMRKKAIVDELRDAGRAREPRVLPAPLHRRPVDHVLATSMLQVGVDVSRFGLMVVTGQPKNTAEYIQASSRVGRQAKRPGIVITLYNWARPRDLAHFEDFEHYHATFYRQVEALSVTPFTRRALDRGTTATYVSAVRQASDEFSDNVDAEGVDLDDQRVRDVERRLLARAEAVDGDRARGYLAERIDALRDAWAAKKGEQGRLGYRGQTRHKQTVLGLLHNADGSGWDVLTVPQSMRETENEINMLLPADTVLSAPAGNAWEFGPPSENGDGPDTASGDELGEVPDPDGNSDDNGTARGRS